One part of the Lycium ferocissimum isolate CSIRO_LF1 chromosome 8, AGI_CSIRO_Lferr_CH_V1, whole genome shotgun sequence genome encodes these proteins:
- the LOC132068403 gene encoding peroxidase P7-like, translating into MASLKINAIVVLFMLVSLLIGSSSAQLSTNFYSKSCPKLYQTVKSTVRSAINKETRMGASLLRLFFHDCFVNGCDGSLLLDDTSSFTGEKRAAPNVNSARGFEVIDNIKSAVEKVCPGVVSCADILAISARDSVVTLGGPNWNVKLGRRDARTASQGAANSSIPPPTSNLNRLISSFSAVGLSTKDMVALSGAHTIGQARCTTFRARIYNETNNLDTSFAKTRQNNCPRNSGSGDNNLAPLDLQTPTKFDNNYFKNLVNKKGLLHSDQQLFNGGSADSIVTSYSNNPSSFSSDFVTAMIKMGDIRPLTGSNGEIRKNCRRRN; encoded by the exons ATGGCTTCTTTAAAGATTAATGCTATAGTTGTTTTGTTTATGCTAGTGAGCTTACTAATTGGAAGTTCCTCAGCTCAGCTCTCAACTAATTTCTACTCAAAATCCTGTCCTAAGCTTTATCAAACTGTGAAATCAACAGTGCGGTCAGCTATTAACAAGGAAACAAGAATGGGTGCTTCTCTTCTTCGCCTGTTCTTCCATGATTGCTTCGTCAAT GGATGTGATGGATCATTGCTCCTTGATGACACATCGAGCTTCACTGGAGAAAAAAGGGCTgctccaaatgtgaattctgcTAGAGGATTTGAAGTCATTGACAACATCAAATCTGCTGTAGAGAAAGTCTGCCCTGGTGTCGTTTCTTGTGCTGATATATTGGCTATCTCTGCTCGGGACTCTGTTGTCACA CTTGGAGGGCCTAATTGGAATGTAAAATTGGGCAGAAGAGATGCTAGAACAGCAAGCCAGGGTGCTGCCAACAGCAGCATTCCTCCTCCTACTTCTAACCTTAACCGACTCATCTCTAGTTTCAGTGCTGTTGGCCTTTCCACAAAGGATATGGTTGCCTTATCTG GGGCACACACAATTGGACAAGCAAGGTGCACAACATTCAGGGCACGTATATACAACGAGACCAACAACTTAGACACATCATTTGCAAAAACAAGACAAAACAACTGCCCAAGAAACTCAGGCTCAGGTGACAACAACTTAGCACCACTCGATCTCCAAACACCTACAAAATTCGACAACAATTATTTCAAGAACCTTGTTAACAAAAAAGGTCTCCTTCATTCTGATCAACAACTGTTTAATGGTGGATCAGCTGATTCGATTGTGACGTCTTATAGTAATAATCCCAGCAGTTTTAGTTCTGATTTTGTGACTGCTATGATTAAGATGGGTGATATTCGTCCACTTACTGGTTCTAATGGAGAGATTAGGAAGAATTGTCGTAGGAGAAATTAA